In a genomic window of Meleagris gallopavo isolate NT-WF06-2002-E0010 breed Aviagen turkey brand Nicholas breeding stock chromosome 1, Turkey_5.1, whole genome shotgun sequence:
- the LOC104909372 gene encoding centrosomal protein of 295 kDa-like: MQRMDRMRRRQMVAQMPPQLFVPGYKRMEMKEEWQRELEFAFEDMYSENRKMKGDLILQFEPQPLPSPSDRPQDNDLDLSLEQESVCDTQQELGQMVEEDIPAESESHKEVKTHQPQSKLALKKLLNKIRNQKEEWISKSEKEFPSNIETTESGTTADKETQQVDLDLNDEQHKNSECEAKESEELLEHRVALENSVLIHPQEQAAKIRMENERQQWVSVSEYTFCLGYDVKKSDL; the protein is encoded by the exons ATGCAGAGAATGGATCGAATGCGTAGAAGACAGATGGTAGCACAGATGCCACCTCAACTTTTTGTACCTGGATACAAACGcatggaaatgaaagaagaatggCAGAGAGAATTGGAGTTTGCCTTTGAAGATATGTACAGTGAGAACAGAA aaatgaaaggaGACTTGATTTTGCAGTTCGAACCGCAGCCTTTGCCATCCCCTTCTGATAGACCTCAAGATAACGATCTTGATCTCTCTTTGGAGCAAGAATCTGTTTGTGACACTCAACAAGAATTGGGACAGATGGTGGAGGAGGATATCCCTGCTGAATCAGAAA GTCATAAAGAGGTAAAGACTCATCAACCTCAATCAAAACTTGCCTTGAAGAAATTGCTGAACAAGATTAGAAACCAAAAAGAGGAGTGGATATCAAAAAGTGAGAAAGAGTTTCCAAGCAACATTGAAACTACTGAATCAGGCACTACTGCTGACAAAGAGACACAGCAGGTTGATTTGGATCTGAATGATGAGCAACACAAAAATTCTGAATGTGAAGCCAAAG AGTCTGAGGAGCTGTTGGAACATAGAGTTGCACTTGAAAATTCAGTTCTAATCCATCCTCAAGAACAAGCAGCTAAAATTAGAATGGAAAATGAGAGACAGCAGTGGGTAAGTGTGAGTGAATATACTTTTTGTCTCGGTTATGATgtaaaaaaaagtgatttataG